In Streptomyces chartreusis NRRL 3882, the following are encoded in one genomic region:
- a CDS encoding AMP-binding protein, translated as MSLLPLDRRAQETPDEPALADDLAVLSWSGLADQVARAAARLLEFAPGPDDRVAVLGDNANPTLVAHLAGLRAGVGTVATSRNLTSGELVDQIIDAGVTAIITGPAGAGAALDAARELGLPLVMHGTAAIGHAFDWDLWLAAASAGRTAPTDRPARPPLVYTSGTTGRARGTEVRWVSGPVADSSAYLAAMSARPGFPPGPHLVCGPLQHNAPLTSLRHLAAGQPVVVLGRYDAETFLSRVQRWRVSSTVMVPTHFQRLLALPEEVRGRYDVSSLRQVSHTGSACPPDVKRAMIEWFGPVLTESYGASEAGTVARISSIEWLAHPGSVGRVRAPFEVLVTDDDGRRLPPGERGLLAFRAPDDQGVRYHADPDKTRSAYLSPGVFTLGDIGYVDADGYIFITDRAADVVVSGGVNLYPAESEAVLRGHPAVAEVAVIGVPDPDFGESLRALVVVAGEEPAADELDRFCRERLASHKCPKSYEVVPELLRNAMGKLDKRAMRRPYWSSERTIAG; from the coding sequence ATGTCGCTGCTGCCACTCGACCGTCGCGCCCAGGAGACACCTGACGAGCCCGCCCTGGCAGACGACCTGGCCGTGCTGTCCTGGTCCGGTCTCGCCGACCAGGTGGCGCGCGCGGCGGCACGGCTGCTGGAGTTCGCACCCGGCCCCGACGACCGGGTCGCCGTCCTCGGTGACAACGCCAACCCGACACTGGTGGCCCACCTGGCCGGTCTGCGGGCCGGGGTCGGGACCGTGGCCACGTCCCGGAACCTGACCTCGGGCGAACTCGTCGACCAGATCATCGACGCGGGCGTGACCGCGATCATCACCGGCCCCGCCGGAGCGGGTGCCGCCCTGGACGCGGCCCGGGAACTGGGCCTGCCGCTGGTGATGCACGGAACCGCGGCGATCGGGCACGCCTTCGACTGGGACCTGTGGCTGGCGGCCGCGTCCGCCGGGCGCACCGCCCCGACGGACCGGCCCGCCCGGCCTCCGCTCGTGTACACCTCGGGCACCACCGGGCGGGCCCGCGGCACCGAGGTGCGCTGGGTGAGCGGCCCGGTCGCCGACAGCTCCGCCTACCTCGCCGCGATGTCCGCCCGGCCCGGATTCCCGCCGGGGCCGCACCTGGTGTGCGGGCCGCTCCAGCACAACGCACCGCTGACCTCGCTGCGGCACCTGGCGGCCGGTCAGCCGGTGGTCGTCCTCGGCAGATACGACGCGGAGACGTTCCTCAGCCGGGTGCAGAGGTGGCGGGTCTCCTCGACGGTGATGGTGCCCACCCACTTCCAGCGGCTGCTCGCCCTCCCCGAGGAGGTCCGCGGCCGGTACGACGTCTCCAGCCTGCGGCAGGTGTCCCACACCGGCTCCGCGTGTCCGCCGGACGTGAAGCGAGCCATGATCGAGTGGTTCGGTCCGGTGCTGACCGAGTCGTACGGCGCCAGTGAAGCGGGCACCGTGGCCCGGATCAGCAGCATCGAGTGGCTGGCGCACCCGGGCTCGGTCGGGCGCGTCCGGGCCCCGTTCGAGGTCCTGGTCACCGATGACGACGGCCGGCGGCTGCCGCCCGGCGAACGCGGTCTGCTGGCCTTCCGGGCGCCGGACGACCAGGGCGTCCGCTACCACGCGGACCCGGACAAGACCAGGTCCGCCTATCTTTCCCCCGGTGTCTTCACGCTCGGCGACATCGGCTACGTCGACGCGGACGGCTACATCTTCATCACCGACCGGGCCGCGGACGTGGTGGTATCCGGCGGCGTGAACCTGTACCCGGCCGAGAGCGAGGCGGTCCTGCGCGGGCATCCGGCGGTCGCCGAGGTCGCGGTCATCGGCGTGCCCGACCCGGACTTCGGCGAGTCGCTGCGGGCGCTGGTCGTGGTCGCCGGGGAGGAGCCGGCGGCCGATGAGCTGGACCGGTTCTGCCGCGAGCGCCTCGCCTCCCACAAGTGCCCGAAGTCCTACGAGGTCGTTCCCGAGCTGCTGCGCAACGCGATGGGCAAGCTCGACAAGCGCGCGATGCGCCGCCCCTACTGGAGCTCGGAACGGACCATCGCCGGCTGA
- a CDS encoding acetyl-CoA C-acyltransferase: protein MPGSVIVAGARTPIGRLMGSLSTLSAVDLGAHAIGAALAAVRLDPAVVEAVVMGHVVQAGAGPNSARQAAIRAGIPFSVPGSTVNKLCLSGLHAIALADLMITSGRHEVVVAGGMESMSDAPHLLRGARTGWKFGPAAAEDALDRDALVCAFDGVSMGAATERHQRPFALTREEQDEYGALSHQRAAHAQESGVLSEEITAVTVAGRRGETVVDTDEGVRPGSTAESLGRLKPAFSGAGTITAGNSSQLSDGAAAVVVMSARRARREGLTPLAEIGAYGTVAGPDPSLLVQPAGAVRDALSRDGRLKAADLDLFEINEAFAGVALASVRELDIPLDKVNVNGGAIALGHPVGMTGARLVLTLAAELRRRGGGSGAAALCGGGGQGDALLLHVPAQA, encoded by the coding sequence ATGCCCGGATCCGTCATCGTCGCCGGAGCCAGGACGCCCATCGGCAGACTGATGGGCAGCCTGAGCACCCTCTCCGCGGTCGACCTCGGCGCCCACGCCATCGGCGCGGCGCTGGCCGCCGTCCGTCTGGACCCGGCGGTGGTGGAAGCCGTCGTCATGGGTCATGTCGTGCAGGCCGGGGCCGGCCCCAACTCGGCACGGCAGGCCGCGATCCGCGCCGGCATTCCCTTCTCCGTCCCCGGGAGCACCGTCAACAAGCTCTGTCTGTCCGGTCTGCACGCCATTGCCCTGGCCGACCTCATGATCACCTCCGGCCGCCACGAGGTGGTCGTCGCCGGCGGCATGGAGTCCATGTCGGACGCTCCGCACCTGCTGCGCGGAGCTCGCACCGGCTGGAAGTTCGGACCGGCCGCGGCGGAGGACGCCCTCGACCGCGACGCCCTCGTCTGCGCCTTCGACGGCGTCTCCATGGGTGCGGCCACCGAGCGCCACCAGCGGCCGTTCGCCCTGACCCGCGAGGAACAGGACGAGTACGGCGCGCTGTCCCATCAACGGGCCGCGCACGCCCAGGAGTCGGGTGTGTTGTCCGAGGAGATCACCGCCGTCACCGTTGCGGGACGCCGGGGCGAGACGGTGGTGGACACCGACGAGGGCGTACGGCCGGGAAGCACCGCCGAAAGCCTGGGGCGCCTGAAGCCGGCCTTCTCCGGCGCCGGCACCATCACCGCGGGCAACTCCTCACAACTCTCCGACGGCGCCGCGGCCGTCGTCGTGATGAGCGCGCGGCGCGCCCGGCGCGAGGGCCTGACGCCGCTCGCCGAGATCGGCGCCTACGGCACGGTCGCGGGCCCCGACCCCTCGCTGCTCGTCCAGCCGGCCGGCGCGGTCCGCGACGCCCTGTCCCGCGACGGCCGGCTCAAGGCGGCCGACCTGGACCTCTTCGAGATCAACGAGGCGTTCGCCGGAGTGGCCTTGGCTTCCGTACGGGAGCTGGACATCCCTCTCGACAAGGTGAACGTCAACGGCGGAGCGATCGCGCTCGGACACCCGGTCGGCATGACCGGAGCCCGGCTGGTGCTGACTCTCGCGGCGGAACTGCGGCGGCGCGGCGGCGGCAGCGGAGCGGCGGCCCTGTGCGGGGGCGGCGGCCAGGGCGACGCGCTGTTGCTGCATGTGCCTGCGCAGGCCTGA
- the hemC gene encoding hydroxymethylbilane synthase: MSVPELIRIVSRDSPMALAQVERVRTELAAAHPGVRTEVVPVKTTGDKWMGDLSEVEGKGAFTKEVDAALLAGEADLAVHCMKDVPADRPLPAGTVFAAFLKRDDVRDALIHPGGLTLDELPAGTRIGTSSVRRVAQLAATHPHLECVPFRGNANRRLAKLEAGEADALLLAVSGLERIGRQDVISEILSTETMMPPIGAGVLALQCREDDADLIDAVSGLGDPDTHRETTAERMFLHVLQGHCNSPIAGFARVDRGGELSLRACVFTPDGKTRLNAHEWAGRLDPATLGTSVAVALLRQGAREIIDGIPH; encoded by the coding sequence ATGTCCGTCCCCGAACTGATCCGCATCGTCTCCCGCGACTCCCCCATGGCGCTCGCCCAGGTGGAACGAGTCCGGACGGAGCTGGCCGCCGCCCATCCCGGAGTGCGCACCGAGGTCGTACCGGTGAAGACCACCGGCGACAAGTGGATGGGCGACCTGTCCGAGGTCGAGGGCAAGGGCGCGTTCACCAAGGAGGTCGACGCGGCACTGCTGGCCGGTGAGGCCGATCTGGCCGTGCACTGCATGAAGGACGTGCCCGCCGACCGGCCGCTCCCCGCGGGGACGGTGTTCGCCGCGTTCCTCAAGCGGGACGACGTCCGGGACGCCCTGATCCACCCGGGCGGGCTCACCCTCGACGAACTGCCGGCCGGGACGCGGATCGGCACCTCCTCGGTGCGCCGGGTCGCCCAACTGGCGGCCACGCACCCGCACCTGGAGTGCGTGCCGTTCCGGGGCAACGCCAACCGTCGCCTGGCGAAGCTGGAAGCCGGAGAGGCCGACGCCCTGCTGCTCGCGGTCTCCGGCCTGGAGCGCATCGGCCGGCAGGACGTGATCAGCGAGATCCTCTCCACCGAGACGATGATGCCGCCCATCGGCGCGGGCGTGCTGGCGCTCCAGTGCCGTGAGGACGACGCCGACCTGATCGACGCGGTCAGCGGCCTCGGCGACCCGGACACGCACCGGGAGACCACCGCCGAGCGCATGTTCCTGCACGTGCTCCAGGGGCACTGCAACAGCCCGATCGCCGGGTTCGCGCGGGTGGACCGCGGTGGTGAACTGTCCCTGCGGGCCTGCGTGTTCACCCCGGACGGCAAGACCCGTCTGAACGCCCACGAGTGGGCGGGCCGGCTCGACCCGGCCACGCTCGGCACCTCGGTCGCCGTGGCCCTGCTGCGCCAGGGTGCCCGCGAGATCATCGACGGCATCCCGCACTGA
- a CDS encoding NUDIX hydrolase, producing the protein MTSADHLTTLDDQPRARLLELVGAIEPWDDVEHAHLETATQWIAGGAPVYRMREPDVPAMHLVSYFVVLDETRGQLLLVAHRKAGLWLPTGGHVEPGEDPWTAVVRECREELGIQAVASPITGEHPLFLTVTQTRGHRPHTDVSLWYLLSADAHTITSCDQGEFNAIRWLTDEQVLEESDELLDPHMHRFTRKLQHYRSRSSGHHG; encoded by the coding sequence ATGACCTCAGCCGACCACCTCACCACCCTTGACGATCAGCCGCGTGCCCGCCTTCTGGAGCTGGTCGGCGCCATCGAACCGTGGGACGACGTGGAGCACGCCCATCTGGAGACCGCCACCCAGTGGATCGCCGGCGGAGCCCCGGTCTACCGGATGCGCGAGCCGGATGTTCCGGCGATGCACTTGGTGAGCTACTTCGTCGTCCTCGACGAGACGCGCGGGCAGCTACTGCTCGTCGCGCACCGCAAGGCGGGTCTGTGGCTGCCGACCGGAGGACATGTCGAGCCGGGTGAGGACCCGTGGACCGCGGTGGTCCGCGAATGCCGTGAGGAGCTGGGCATCCAGGCCGTGGCATCGCCGATCACCGGCGAGCATCCCCTCTTCCTCACCGTCACCCAAACTCGGGGGCACCGCCCGCACACCGATGTCTCGCTCTGGTACCTCCTCAGCGCCGACGCCCACACCATCACCTCCTGTGACCAAGGCGAGTTCAACGCGATCCGGTGGCTGACCGACGAGCAGGTGCTCGAGGAGTCGGACGAGCTGCTTGACCCCCACATGCACCGCTTCACCCGCAAGCTGCAGCACTACCGGTCCCGGTCCAGTGGGCATCACGGATAG
- the icmF gene encoding fused isobutyryl-CoA mutase/GTPase IcmF, whose product MSDLHRPVHPVRLVTASALFDGHDASINIMRRILQSQGAEVVHLGHNRSVREVVDAALEEDAHGVAVSSYQGGHVEYFEYLVQALRAAGAGHIRVVGGGGGVIVPEEIARLRDSGVTIFSPEHGQRMGLAGMVNSVVKDCDFDLWDGKPADAAAVLAGDRFAIARAITGAEGGKLPPDLLEQLRAAAASRVMPVLGITGTGGSGKSSLTDELVRRFRTDQQDKLRIAVIAVDPTRRRGGGALLGDRIRMNSLDGNRVFFRSLATRGSRELPEHLSDVIDVVKAAGFDLVIVETPGIGQGDAAIVPFVDTSLYVMTPEFGAASQLEKIDMLDFADVVAINKFERRGAQDALRDVGRQLVRNREAFGMRPEDMPVYGTSAATFNDDGVTALYQHLRTGLAEKGLPLSEGALAPVGVRHSSGIRQVVPAARVRYLAEITDTIRTYHAETARLAEAARRVQRLEAVRDELVEEGSDAASVRSLLDEARKQIPHQVTEQIGNWPAVIAAYSGDEQVVKVRDQEIRTKLTRESLSGNKVPRVALPRFTDHGELVRFWRGENLPGSFPFTAGVFPFKRDGEDPARMFAGEGDPFRTNRRFKLLSEGQPATRLSTAFDSVTLYGRDPDERPDIHGKVGTSGVSVATLEDMKALYDGFDLIAPSTSVSMTINGPAPAVLAFFLNTVIDQQTERFRAAEGREPSPDETAELRAHALASVRGTVQADILKEDQGQNTCLFSTEFSLRMMADIQEWFIAHKVRNFYSVSISGYHIAEAGANPISQLAFTLANGFTYVEAYLARGMHIDDFAPNLSFFFSNGMDPEYSVLGRVARRIWAVAMKERYGAGERSQKLKYHVQTSGRSLHAQEMDFNDIRTTLQALTAVYDNANSLHTNAYDEAVTTPSEESVRRALAIQLVINREWGLAMNENPLQGSFVIDELTDLVEEAVLQEFERISERGGVLGAMETGYQRGRIQDESMLYEQRKHDGTLPIIGVNTFLRPGGDTRPPELELARATEEEKQSQLERLRDFHTRHRDQAQVALAALRDAATSGRNVFAVLMDATRVCSLQQITEAFFEVGGEYRRNV is encoded by the coding sequence ATGAGTGATCTGCACCGACCCGTGCATCCTGTCCGCCTGGTCACGGCTTCGGCTCTGTTCGACGGGCATGACGCGTCGATCAACATCATGCGGCGCATCCTCCAGTCCCAGGGCGCCGAGGTGGTCCACCTCGGACACAACCGGTCGGTGCGGGAGGTCGTGGACGCCGCGCTGGAGGAGGACGCCCACGGTGTCGCCGTCTCGTCGTACCAGGGCGGGCACGTCGAGTACTTCGAGTACCTGGTCCAGGCGCTGCGCGCGGCGGGAGCCGGCCACATCCGTGTGGTGGGCGGAGGAGGCGGCGTCATCGTGCCCGAGGAGATCGCCCGGCTGCGCGACAGCGGGGTGACCATCTTCTCCCCCGAGCACGGGCAGCGGATGGGGCTGGCCGGGATGGTCAACTCGGTCGTGAAGGACTGCGACTTCGACCTCTGGGACGGCAAACCGGCCGACGCGGCCGCCGTACTGGCCGGCGACCGGTTCGCGATCGCCCGCGCCATCACCGGCGCGGAAGGGGGCAAGCTGCCCCCGGACCTCCTGGAGCAACTGCGTGCCGCCGCCGCGTCACGGGTCATGCCGGTGCTCGGCATCACCGGCACCGGCGGCTCCGGCAAGTCGTCACTGACCGATGAACTGGTGCGCCGCTTCCGCACCGACCAGCAGGACAAGCTGCGGATCGCCGTGATCGCGGTCGACCCGACCCGCCGCCGTGGCGGCGGGGCTCTGCTCGGTGACCGGATCCGGATGAACTCCCTGGACGGGAACCGGGTCTTCTTCCGCAGCCTGGCCACCCGCGGCAGTCGCGAGCTGCCCGAGCACCTGTCCGACGTGATCGACGTGGTCAAGGCCGCCGGGTTCGACCTGGTGATCGTGGAGACGCCGGGCATCGGCCAGGGGGACGCGGCGATCGTGCCGTTCGTCGACACCTCCCTGTACGTGATGACACCGGAGTTCGGCGCCGCGTCGCAGTTGGAGAAGATCGACATGCTCGACTTCGCCGACGTCGTGGCGATCAACAAGTTCGAGCGGCGCGGCGCGCAGGACGCGCTGCGCGACGTGGGCCGCCAACTGGTCCGCAACCGCGAGGCGTTCGGCATGAGGCCCGAGGACATGCCGGTGTACGGCACGTCGGCGGCCACGTTCAACGACGACGGTGTCACCGCGCTCTACCAGCACCTGAGGACGGGTCTGGCGGAGAAGGGACTGCCGCTGTCCGAGGGCGCGCTCGCGCCGGTCGGGGTACGCCACTCCTCCGGCATCCGGCAGGTGGTCCCCGCAGCCCGGGTGCGCTACCTCGCCGAGATCACCGACACGATCCGCACGTACCACGCCGAGACCGCGCGACTGGCCGAGGCGGCCAGGCGGGTGCAGCGCCTGGAAGCGGTCAGGGACGAGCTCGTCGAGGAGGGCTCCGACGCGGCGAGCGTGCGGTCGCTCCTCGATGAGGCCCGCAAGCAGATCCCCCACCAGGTCACGGAGCAGATCGGGAACTGGCCCGCCGTCATCGCCGCTTACTCGGGAGACGAGCAGGTGGTGAAGGTCCGGGACCAGGAGATCCGCACCAAGCTGACCCGCGAGTCCCTGTCCGGCAACAAGGTCCCTCGTGTCGCCCTGCCCCGCTTCACCGACCACGGGGAGCTGGTGCGGTTCTGGCGCGGGGAGAACCTGCCCGGCTCCTTCCCTTTCACCGCCGGGGTGTTCCCCTTCAAGCGCGACGGTGAGGATCCGGCACGGATGTTCGCCGGCGAGGGAGATCCGTTCCGCACCAACCGGCGCTTCAAGCTGCTCTCCGAGGGCCAGCCGGCCACCCGCCTGTCCACCGCCTTCGACTCGGTCACGCTCTACGGCCGTGACCCGGACGAACGCCCCGACATCCACGGCAAGGTCGGCACGTCCGGAGTGTCGGTGGCCACCCTGGAGGACATGAAGGCCCTCTACGACGGCTTCGACCTGATCGCGCCCTCGACCTCGGTCTCCATGACCATCAACGGACCCGCGCCGGCCGTTCTGGCGTTCTTCCTCAACACGGTCATCGACCAGCAGACGGAAAGGTTCCGAGCCGCGGAGGGCCGTGAACCGTCGCCCGACGAGACGGCCGAGCTGCGGGCCCACGCGCTCGCCAGCGTGCGCGGCACCGTGCAGGCCGACATCCTCAAGGAGGACCAGGGCCAGAACACCTGCCTGTTCTCCACCGAGTTCTCCCTGCGGATGATGGCCGACATCCAGGAATGGTTCATCGCCCACAAGGTCCGCAACTTCTACTCCGTGTCCATCTCCGGCTACCACATCGCCGAAGCCGGCGCGAACCCCATCAGCCAGCTCGCCTTCACCCTCGCCAACGGCTTCACCTACGTCGAGGCCTACCTCGCCCGGGGCATGCATATAGACGACTTCGCCCCGAACCTGTCGTTCTTCTTCTCCAACGGCATGGACCCCGAGTACTCCGTCCTCGGCCGGGTCGCCCGCCGCATCTGGGCCGTCGCGATGAAGGAGAGGTACGGGGCGGGCGAACGCAGTCAGAAGCTGAAGTACCACGTCCAGACCTCCGGACGCTCCCTGCACGCCCAGGAGATGGACTTCAACGACATCCGCACCACCCTCCAGGCCCTCACGGCCGTCTACGACAACGCCAACTCGCTGCACACCAACGCCTACGACGAGGCCGTCACCACCCCGTCCGAGGAGTCGGTGCGGCGGGCGCTGGCGATCCAGCTCGTCATCAACCGCGAGTGGGGCCTGGCGATGAACGAGAACCCCCTCCAGGGATCGTTCGTCATCGACGAACTCACGGACCTCGTGGAGGAGGCCGTCCTCCAGGAGTTCGAGCGGATCAGCGAGCGCGGTGGTGTACTGGGCGCGATGGAGACCGGCTACCAGCGTGGCCGCATCCAGGACGAGTCGATGCTGTACGAACAGCGCAAGCACGACGGCACACTGCCCATCATCGGCGTCAACACCTTCCTCCGCCCCGGCGGCGACACCCGACCGCCGGAGCTGGAACTCGCCCGGGCCACCGAGGAGGAGAAGCAGTCCCAGCTGGAACGCCTGCGGGACTTCCACACTCGCCACCGCGACCAGGCCCAGGTCGCCCTGGCCGCGCTCAGGGATGCGGCAACGAGCGGCCGCAACGTCTTCGCCGTCCTCATGGACGCCACCCGGGTCTGCTCGCTCCAGCAGATCACCGAGGCCTTCTTCGAGGTGGGCGGCGAGTACCGCCGCAACGTCTGA
- a CDS encoding dienelactone hydrolase family protein, with amino-acid sequence MRFTSEKRLDDGVLEREFTLGEIPGTLWTPGSAPAPLVLMAHNNGLPKAEPRLVARARYTAARGYAVATIDAAGCGDRPRSAADEQARADLRRAMRAGEPVDELFESFIGPLVENAVPEWQTTLDALLELPGIGGPVGYSGGWTALGIRLAAVEPRITAAGFFAGGYVPRAQREEAREITIPLLFLLQWDDEGNPRQRALDLFDAFGSKEKTLHANLGGHTGTPWFELEDGCRFLDRHLK; translated from the coding sequence ATGCGATTCACTTCTGAGAAGCGCCTCGACGACGGCGTCCTCGAGCGCGAATTCACCCTCGGCGAGATCCCCGGCACCCTGTGGACGCCCGGATCCGCACCGGCCCCGCTGGTCCTGATGGCCCACAACAACGGCCTGCCCAAGGCGGAACCCCGGCTGGTGGCCCGGGCCCGGTACACCGCGGCGCGCGGCTACGCGGTGGCCACCATCGACGCCGCCGGGTGCGGTGACCGTCCCCGTTCCGCCGCCGACGAGCAGGCCCGTGCCGACCTCCGCCGGGCGATGCGGGCCGGCGAGCCGGTCGACGAGCTCTTCGAGTCCTTCATCGGCCCGCTGGTCGAGAACGCGGTCCCGGAATGGCAGACCACTCTGGACGCCCTCCTCGAACTGCCCGGGATCGGCGGCCCGGTCGGGTACTCCGGAGGGTGGACCGCCCTCGGCATTCGGCTGGCGGCGGTCGAGCCGCGCATCACGGCCGCAGGCTTCTTCGCCGGGGGGTACGTGCCCCGCGCCCAGCGCGAGGAGGCCCGGGAGATCACCATTCCGCTGCTGTTCCTGCTGCAGTGGGACGACGAAGGGAACCCCCGGCAACGGGCCCTGGACCTGTTCGACGCCTTCGGCAGCAAGGAGAAGACGCTGCACGCCAATCTCGGAGGGCACACCGGCACCCCGTGGTTCGAGCTGGAGGACGGGTGCCGGTTCCTGGACCGCCACCTGAAGTGA
- a CDS encoding PDR/VanB family oxidoreductase, producing MSDQLTPVDTTLVVATRTLAADGVVSLTLRRPDGGMLPAWTPGAHIDVLLNGDDGEDGGLVRQYSLCGDPAECGTWQIAVLREPRSRGGSAYVHDRLLEGAAVRVRGPRNNFPLRPAARHLFIAGGIGITPVLPMVEAAEAAGADWRLLYGGRTRTSMAFLDRLAPHGDRVLVRPQDEYGLLDLAAHLRVPEEGTLVHACGPEPLLQAVREHCVGWPPGTLGVERFAPAGTATTGPAEAFELELARSGLTLTVPPDRSVLETVEKAGVAVDFSCREGTCGTCETDVLDGTPDHRDSLLTEDERAAGETMLICVSRSRGRRLVLDL from the coding sequence ATGAGCGACCAACTGACCCCCGTCGACACGACCCTTGTCGTGGCGACCCGTACCCTCGCCGCCGACGGCGTCGTCTCCCTCACCCTGCGCCGCCCCGACGGCGGGATGCTCCCCGCCTGGACACCGGGCGCCCACATCGACGTACTCCTGAACGGCGACGACGGCGAGGACGGCGGCCTGGTCCGTCAGTACTCCCTGTGCGGAGACCCGGCCGAATGCGGCACCTGGCAGATCGCCGTGCTGCGCGAGCCGCGGAGCCGCGGCGGCTCCGCGTACGTCCACGACCGCCTGCTCGAGGGCGCCGCCGTGCGGGTCCGCGGACCGCGGAACAACTTCCCGCTGCGGCCCGCCGCCCGCCATCTGTTCATCGCCGGCGGCATCGGTATCACGCCCGTCCTTCCCATGGTCGAGGCGGCCGAGGCCGCGGGAGCCGACTGGCGTCTGCTGTACGGCGGCCGCACCCGTACCTCCATGGCGTTCCTGGACCGCCTCGCTCCGCACGGGGACCGGGTACTCGTCCGGCCGCAGGACGAGTACGGCCTGCTGGACCTCGCGGCCCACCTCCGTGTACCCGAGGAGGGCACCCTGGTGCACGCCTGCGGTCCCGAACCCCTGCTGCAGGCGGTGCGGGAACACTGCGTCGGCTGGCCTCCCGGCACGCTGGGCGTCGAACGGTTCGCCCCGGCAGGGACGGCCACGACCGGCCCCGCCGAGGCCTTCGAACTGGAACTCGCCCGATCCGGGCTCACCCTCACCGTGCCGCCGGACCGCTCGGTCCTCGAAACCGTGGAGAAGGCCGGTGTCGCGGTCGACTTCTCCTGCCGGGAGGGCACGTGCGGCACTTGTGAGACCGACGTACTCGACGGCACGCCCGATCACCGCGACTCACTGCTGACCGAGGACGAGCGGGCCGCCGGCGAGACCATGCTCATCTGCGTCTCCCGCTCGCGCGGGAGACGCCTCGTCCTCGACCTGTGA
- a CDS encoding histidine phosphatase family protein, with translation MTELLLIRHGLPLAGVFDPGLSPEGTAQAERLAAWLVHEDIDALYCSPFRRARETVAPLERRTGMTAAVLDDLREWDTDVSQPYTPPEQIGADDPRAAALTEGRYEDFVPDLDWDAFRARAGRAMDTILDAHPGGRVAVVCHGGITNTYLATVLGLPTMFWFHPDYTSVSRVRRMPGGRIVLHSVNETAHMIAERAVDAVA, from the coding sequence ATGACCGAACTCCTCCTCATCCGGCACGGCCTCCCCCTGGCGGGTGTGTTCGACCCGGGGCTGTCACCGGAGGGCACCGCTCAGGCCGAGCGCCTCGCCGCCTGGCTCGTGCACGAGGACATCGACGCCCTGTACTGCAGCCCGTTCCGGCGTGCCCGCGAGACCGTGGCACCTCTGGAACGCCGCACCGGCATGACCGCCGCCGTCCTCGACGACCTGCGCGAGTGGGACACCGACGTGTCCCAGCCCTACACGCCACCGGAGCAGATCGGCGCGGACGATCCCCGGGCGGCGGCGCTCACCGAGGGGCGCTACGAGGACTTCGTGCCCGATCTGGACTGGGACGCCTTTCGCGCCCGTGCCGGGCGGGCCATGGACACCATCCTCGACGCCCATCCCGGAGGGCGGGTCGCGGTCGTGTGCCACGGCGGCATCACCAACACCTATCTGGCGACGGTGCTCGGCCTGCCCACGATGTTCTGGTTCCACCCCGACTACACCTCCGTCAGCCGGGTGCGGCGCATGCCCGGCGGCCGGATCGTTCTGCACTCGGTGAACGAGACGGCCCACATGATCGCCGAACGTGCCGTCGACGCTGTCGCCTGA
- a CDS encoding 3-hydroxybutyryl-CoA dehydrogenase, with protein sequence MDPVTRLGVVGCGLMGSGIAEVAARSGIDVRVAEATPDALEAGRRRLTASLDRGVRRAKLSEEQRDQALARLSFTHDLSDMADRQFVIEAVAENRDIKTDVLRILDKAVEDPAAVLATNTSSIPVVDLAVVTERPAQVIGMHFFNPVPVQQLVELIPALLTSADTVQRTRDFAEQLGKQAIQAPDRSGFVVNALLVPYLLSAVRMVESGAAQPEDIDRGMELGCAHPMGPLRLLDLIGLDTAQAVAESMYEEFKEPLYAPPALLRRMVAAGHLGRKSGRGFHTYDG encoded by the coding sequence ATGGATCCCGTTACCCGCCTGGGCGTTGTCGGTTGCGGCCTCATGGGCTCCGGCATCGCCGAAGTCGCCGCCCGCAGCGGCATCGACGTCCGGGTCGCCGAGGCCACGCCGGACGCGCTCGAGGCAGGCCGCCGCCGGCTCACCGCCTCACTCGACCGAGGCGTACGGCGTGCCAAGCTCAGCGAGGAGCAGCGGGACCAGGCCCTCGCCAGGCTGTCCTTCACCCACGACCTCAGCGACATGGCCGACCGCCAGTTCGTCATCGAGGCCGTCGCCGAGAACCGCGACATCAAGACCGATGTCCTGCGCATCCTGGACAAGGCGGTCGAGGACCCCGCGGCAGTCCTGGCCACCAACACCTCATCGATCCCCGTCGTCGATCTCGCCGTCGTCACCGAGCGGCCCGCGCAGGTCATCGGCATGCACTTCTTCAACCCCGTGCCCGTGCAGCAGCTGGTCGAGCTCATTCCCGCCCTCCTCACCAGCGCGGACACCGTGCAGCGCACCCGGGACTTCGCCGAGCAGTTGGGCAAACAGGCCATCCAGGCGCCCGACCGCTCCGGCTTCGTCGTCAACGCCCTCCTCGTGCCCTATCTGCTCAGCGCGGTACGGATGGTGGAGTCGGGCGCCGCGCAGCCGGAGGACATCGACCGGGGCATGGAACTCGGATGCGCCCACCCCATGGGGCCGTTGCGGCTGCTCGACCTCATCGGCCTCGACACCGCCCAGGCCGTGGCCGAGTCGATGTACGAGGAGTTCAAGGAGCCGCTGTACGCACCGCCCGCCCTCCTGCGCCGCATGGTCGCCGCAGGACACCTCGGCCGCAAGAGCGGCCGCGGCTTCCACACCTACGACGGCTGA